Proteins encoded by one window of Bacteroidia bacterium:
- a CDS encoding FKBP-type peptidyl-prolyl cis-trans isomerase: MCKQIAFLLATLLLISSCGKKFKKLESGLEYCIIDSKTNASKAKPGDILNLNMLYKTESDTVLFNSKAISDSFRLILKKPQYSGDINEGLALMQPGDSVQFKIDAEKFYNESLKQSLPHYIKPGSKIIFEVRLIKITHLKEYEKELSLAKKKKRDEETTLVSNYVIDHNLKGEFLPTGTFITVIKEGKGRSANAENLADVLYTGSFLDGTVFDKRTDIQNPFRCKVGSNGLVDGWNEALQRMKEGGKVVVVLPSNSAYGEKGYGPIPPYTPIIFEIELLKVL; this comes from the coding sequence ATGTGTAAACAAATCGCTTTTCTTTTGGCTACCTTACTTTTAATTTCATCGTGTGGCAAAAAATTCAAGAAACTTGAATCTGGTCTTGAATACTGTATAATTGATTCAAAAACAAATGCAAGCAAAGCCAAACCGGGTGATATTCTTAATTTAAACATGCTTTACAAAACAGAGAGTGACACTGTGCTGTTTAATTCGAAAGCAATTTCAGATTCATTCAGACTTATCCTGAAAAAACCACAATATTCCGGTGATATAAACGAAGGACTTGCATTGATGCAACCTGGCGACAGTGTACAATTTAAAATTGATGCTGAAAAATTTTATAATGAATCACTCAAACAATCTCTTCCGCACTATATTAAACCGGGAAGTAAAATAATTTTTGAAGTACGATTGATAAAAATTACTCATCTAAAGGAATACGAAAAGGAACTTTCATTAGCAAAAAAGAAAAAGAGAGATGAGGAGACTACTTTGGTAAGTAACTATGTAATTGACCATAATCTGAAAGGAGAATTTCTTCCAACAGGAACTTTTATTACTGTTATCAAGGAAGGAAAAGGCCGCAGTGCCAATGCTGAAAACCTGGCTGATGTTCTGTACACAGGCAGCTTTCTTGATGGAACTGTTTTTGACAAGCGGACAGATATTCAGAATCCATTTCGCTGTAAAGTTGGAAGCAATGGACTAGTTGATGGTTGGAATGAAGCTTTGCAAAGAATGAAAGAAGGCGGCAAAGTGGTTGTTGTTCTTCCTTCTAACAGCGCTTATGGCGAAAAAGGTTATGGACCGATTCCTCCTTATACACCAATTATTTTTGAAATTGAATTATTAAAAGTTCTTTAA
- a CDS encoding FKBP-type peptidyl-prolyl cis-trans isomerase has product MKKLVLIPISIAAFLILTSSCKNNPDEQKPKQEQQINSEKLKEQLVKVNKAQVYSEDDQIEDFLKRYKYPVETTATGLRYYIYKTNKGIKPNAHSIVQIAYRVHLLDGTLCYSSDSTGNLVFQIGKTDLPVGLQEGVQLLSIGEKAVLITPSKLGYGFTGDGANIPPNAVLYYDVELLKIKK; this is encoded by the coding sequence ATGAAAAAGTTGGTTTTAATTCCTATTTCAATAGCTGCATTTTTGATTTTGACATCTTCTTGTAAAAATAATCCGGACGAACAAAAACCAAAGCAGGAGCAACAAATAAATTCCGAAAAATTAAAAGAGCAGTTAGTTAAGGTCAACAAAGCGCAGGTTTATTCTGAAGATGATCAGATTGAAGATTTTTTGAAGCGATACAAATATCCGGTTGAAACAACAGCAACAGGGCTAAGATATTATATTTACAAGACCAATAAAGGCATCAAGCCAAATGCTCACAGCATTGTCCAAATTGCTTACAGAGTCCATTTACTTGATGGCACTTTATGTTACTCGTCTGACAGCACAGGCAATTTAGTTTTTCAAATCGGTAAAACAGATCTTCCGGTTGGTTTACAAGAAGGCGTTCAACTATTGTCAATAGGAGAAAAGGCTGTATTAATAACACCTTCAAAACTAGGTTATGGTTTCACCGGTGATGGGGCTAACATTCCACCTAATGCGGTTTTATATTATGATGTTGAATTGTTAAAAATAAAAAAATAA